A genomic region of Methylobacterium durans contains the following coding sequences:
- the cobT gene encoding cobaltochelatase subunit CobT: MSISNRKPGERREPVAEPLKRSVAGCLRAIARRSEVEVTYATDRPALTGDKARLPEPPRKLSAGDVAVLRGNADAMALRLGCHDSAVHRRLAPENAAARAVYDAVEQARVEAIGSRRMAGVASNITAMLEDRYHRGGKYEQITDRADAPMEDAVALMVRERLTGQAPPPAARKIVELWRPHIEDKAGKDLDGLLGSLENQRAFARSVRDLLSSLDMADETPFDPEDEENEDENEAQDDEQSPQEGEAEEQSQGDRAEVESTEEASDDIEEGATESADAPSGELPEDSQDAESEEASESWRPPSQKANEPRGPDYKVFNPRFDEIIHAEDLCDADELARLRTYLDKQLAHLQGVVGRLANRLQRRLLAKQNRAWDFDLEEGQLDPARLVRVVIDPFQPLSFKQEKDTNFRDTVVTLLLDNSGSMRGRPITVAATCADILARTLERCGVKVEILGFTTRAWKGGQSREAWLAAGKPASPGRLNDLRHIVYKSADAPWRRARKNLGLMMREGLLKENIDGEALDWAHKRLLGRPEQRKILMVISDGAPVDDSTLSVNAGNYLERHLRWMIEDIETRSPVELLAIGIGHDVTRYYRRAVTIIDAEELGGAMTEKLAELFEEDGAPPVRAPIRAAGGRR, encoded by the coding sequence ATGTCCATCTCGAACCGCAAGCCCGGCGAGCGCCGCGAGCCCGTCGCCGAACCCCTGAAGCGCTCCGTCGCCGGGTGCCTGCGCGCCATCGCGCGGCGCTCCGAGGTCGAGGTGACCTACGCCACCGACCGGCCGGCGCTGACCGGCGACAAGGCGCGCCTGCCCGAGCCGCCCCGCAAGCTCTCGGCCGGGGACGTCGCGGTCCTGCGCGGCAACGCGGACGCGATGGCGCTGCGGCTCGGCTGCCACGATTCCGCCGTCCACCGCCGCCTGGCACCCGAGAACGCCGCGGCGCGCGCCGTCTACGACGCCGTGGAGCAGGCCCGCGTCGAGGCGATCGGCTCGCGCCGGATGGCGGGCGTGGCCAGCAACATCACGGCGATGCTGGAGGACCGCTATCACCGCGGCGGCAAGTACGAGCAGATCACCGACCGGGCCGACGCGCCGATGGAGGACGCCGTCGCCCTGATGGTGCGCGAGCGCCTGACCGGACAGGCGCCCCCGCCCGCCGCCCGCAAGATCGTCGAGCTCTGGCGCCCGCACATCGAGGACAAGGCCGGCAAGGACCTCGACGGCCTGCTCGGCTCGCTGGAGAACCAGCGCGCCTTCGCCCGCTCCGTGCGCGACCTGCTCTCCTCCCTCGACATGGCGGACGAGACGCCCTTCGACCCGGAGGACGAGGAGAACGAGGACGAGAACGAGGCCCAGGACGACGAGCAGAGCCCGCAGGAGGGCGAGGCCGAGGAGCAGAGCCAGGGCGACCGCGCCGAGGTCGAGTCGACGGAGGAAGCCTCCGACGACATCGAGGAGGGCGCGACCGAATCCGCCGACGCGCCGTCCGGCGAGTTGCCGGAGGATTCGCAGGACGCCGAGTCGGAGGAGGCCTCCGAATCCTGGCGGCCGCCGAGCCAGAAGGCCAACGAGCCGCGCGGGCCGGACTACAAGGTGTTCAACCCGCGCTTCGACGAGATCATCCATGCGGAGGATCTCTGCGACGCGGACGAGCTCGCGCGCCTGCGCACCTATCTCGACAAGCAGCTCGCCCATCTCCAGGGCGTCGTCGGGCGCCTCGCCAACCGTCTGCAGCGGCGGCTGCTCGCCAAGCAGAACCGCGCCTGGGACTTCGACCTGGAGGAGGGCCAGCTCGACCCGGCCCGCCTCGTGCGCGTCGTGATCGACCCGTTCCAGCCCCTCTCCTTCAAGCAGGAGAAGGACACGAACTTCCGCGATACGGTCGTGACCCTGCTCCTCGACAATTCCGGCTCGATGCGCGGGCGACCGATCACGGTCGCGGCGACCTGCGCCGACATCCTGGCGCGGACGCTGGAGCGCTGCGGCGTGAAGGTCGAGATCCTCGGCTTCACCACCCGCGCCTGGAAGGGCGGCCAGTCGCGCGAGGCGTGGCTCGCGGCCGGCAAGCCCGCCTCGCCGGGACGCCTCAACGACCTGCGCCACATCGTCTACAAGTCGGCCGACGCCCCCTGGCGCCGGGCCCGCAAGAACCTCGGGCTGATGATGCGCGAGGGTCTGCTCAAGGAGAACATCGACGGCGAGGCGCTGGACTGGGCGCACAAGCGCCTGCTCGGCCGGCCCGAGCAGCGCAAGATCCTGATGGTCATCTCGGACGGCGCCCCGGTCGACGATTCGACGCTCTCGGTCAATGCCGGCAACTATCTCGAGCGACACCTGCGCTGGATGATCGAGGACATCGAGACCCGCTCGCCCGTGGAACTCCTCGCCATCGGCATCGGCCACGACGTCACGCGCTATTACCGGCGCGCCGTCACCATCATCGACGCGGAGGAACTCGGCGGCGCCATGACGGAGAAGCTCGCTGAGCTGTTCGAGGAGGACGGCGCGCCGCCCGTGCGCGCGCCGATCCGGGCTGCGGGCGGTCGCCGCTAG
- a CDS encoding TetR/AcrR family transcriptional regulator has protein sequence MTRTVNERADAVAALAEIFREFGYEGASLSLIGARTGLGKGSLYHFFPGGKEEMAASVLAEIDGWFARAVFAPLREDPDPAAAIRRMFRETDAYFRSGRRVCLVGAFALGDVRDRFAARIATYFAAWRDALADALRRAGRAEGSAAEEAEHVVSAIQGALVMARAVDDPAVFVRALARLEAGLGLAEP, from the coding sequence GTGACCCGCACCGTCAACGAGCGCGCCGACGCCGTCGCCGCGCTGGCCGAGATCTTCCGCGAGTTCGGTTACGAGGGCGCGAGCCTGTCGCTGATCGGCGCCCGCACCGGCCTCGGGAAGGGCAGCCTTTACCATTTCTTCCCCGGAGGTAAGGAGGAGATGGCAGCGTCCGTGCTCGCGGAGATTGACGGCTGGTTCGCGCGCGCGGTCTTCGCGCCCCTGCGGGAGGATCCGGATCCGGCGGCCGCGATCCGCCGGATGTTCCGGGAGACGGACGCCTATTTCCGCTCGGGCCGGCGAGTCTGCCTCGTCGGCGCCTTCGCGCTGGGCGACGTGCGCGACCGCTTCGCCGCCCGCATCGCCACCTACTTCGCGGCCTGGCGCGACGCCCTGGCGGATGCGCTGCGCCGGGCGGGCCGCGCTGAGGGGAGCGCGGCGGAGGAGGCCGAGCACGTCGTCTCGGCGATCCAGGGCGCCCTCGTCATGGCCCGGGCGGTCGACGACCCGGCCGTGTTCGTGCGGGCCCTCGCCCGGCTCGAGGCCGGGCTCGGCCTCGCCGAACCCTAG
- a CDS encoding DUF1348 family protein, with protein MSETRPPLPPFTQDSAIQKVRAAEDGWNGRNPEKVSLAYTIDSRWRNRSEIFQGRSAIVEFLTRKWEREHEYRLIKEIWAHSGDRIAVRFAYEFHDAAGDWFRAYGNENWEFDGNGLMRVRHASINDLAIRDSERKFHWDRSGPRPADHPGLTDLGL; from the coding sequence ATGTCCGAGACGCGCCCCCCGCTGCCGCCCTTCACGCAGGACAGCGCCATCCAGAAGGTCCGTGCCGCCGAGGACGGCTGGAACGGGCGCAACCCCGAGAAGGTCTCCCTCGCCTACACGATCGACAGCCGCTGGCGGAACCGCTCGGAGATCTTCCAGGGGCGTTCCGCGATCGTCGAGTTCCTGACGCGCAAGTGGGAGCGCGAGCACGAGTACCGGCTGATCAAGGAGATCTGGGCCCATAGCGGCGACCGGATCGCGGTGCGCTTCGCCTACGAGTTCCACGATGCGGCGGGAGACTGGTTCCGAGCCTACGGCAACGAGAACTGGGAGTTCGACGGGAACGGCCTGATGCGGGTGCGCCACGCCAGCATCAACGACCTCGCCATCCGCGATTCCGAGCGCAAGTTCCACTGGGACCGGTCCGGCCCGCGCCCGGCCGACCATCCGGGCCTGACCGACCTCGGCCTCTGA
- the rpmB gene encoding 50S ribosomal protein L28 produces the protein MSRRCELTGKAVQVGHLVSHSNRKTKCRFLPNLCNVTLTSDALNRRVRLRVTAHALRSVEHRGGLDGFLVKAREIELSQTARLLKREIQKKLAETETQAAA, from the coding sequence ATGTCGCGCCGCTGCGAACTCACGGGCAAGGCCGTGCAGGTCGGTCACCTCGTGAGCCACTCGAACCGCAAGACCAAGTGCCGGTTCCTGCCGAACCTGTGCAACGTCACCCTCACCTCGGACGCCCTCAACCGCCGCGTCCGCCTGCGCGTCACGGCGCACGCCCTGCGCTCGGTCGAGCACCGCGGCGGCCTCGACGGGTTCCTCGTGAAGGCCCGCGAGATCGAGCTGTCGCAGACGGCCCGCCTTCTGAAGCGCGAGATCCAGAAGAAGCTCGCCGAGACCGAGACCCAGGCCGCCGCCTGA
- a CDS encoding DUF3108 domain-containing protein: protein MPARRRAAAALCLLAAAGLAPAEARPRAPKSAPATVTVDYGVNLAGLPIGTAHLSGAIEGQRYRMDVSATLTGLVGAITGGMGSARSSGLLSAGPQPNAFAIATRTSNSGIAVRMALSRGNVTQSEVTPPLVDMGDRVPVTAANRRGVMDPASALLMPARAQGDLTDPENCNRTLPVFDGATRFNVVLSYAETRAVEKPGYSGPVLVCNARYQAIAGHRPDRPGVRFMEENRDMSVWLAPVEGTRVLLPMRISVRTTVGTNIIEATRWTRSATAAVPAETAAVASLGAQP from the coding sequence ATGCCGGCCCGCCGCCGCGCTGCGGCCGCCCTCTGCCTCCTCGCCGCCGCGGGCCTCGCGCCCGCCGAGGCGCGCCCGCGCGCGCCGAAATCCGCCCCCGCCACCGTCACCGTCGATTACGGCGTCAACCTCGCCGGCCTCCCGATCGGCACCGCGCATCTCTCCGGCGCCATCGAGGGCCAGCGCTACCGCATGGACGTGTCGGCGACGTTGACCGGCCTCGTCGGCGCCATCACCGGCGGCATGGGCTCGGCCCGCTCCAGCGGGCTCCTCAGCGCCGGCCCGCAGCCGAACGCCTTCGCGATCGCCACCCGCACGTCGAATTCCGGTATCGCGGTGCGCATGGCGCTCTCGCGCGGCAACGTCACCCAGTCCGAGGTGACGCCCCCCCTCGTCGACATGGGCGACCGGGTACCCGTCACCGCGGCCAACAGGCGCGGCGTGATGGACCCGGCGAGCGCCCTGCTGATGCCGGCCCGCGCGCAGGGAGACCTCACCGACCCCGAGAATTGCAACCGCACACTGCCGGTCTTCGACGGCGCAACCCGCTTCAACGTGGTGCTGAGCTACGCTGAGACCCGCGCGGTCGAGAAGCCGGGCTATTCTGGCCCCGTCCTCGTCTGCAACGCCCGCTACCAGGCGATCGCGGGCCACCGGCCGGACCGGCCGGGGGTGCGCTTCATGGAGGAGAACCGCGACATGTCGGTCTGGCTCGCCCCCGTCGAGGGGACGCGGGTCCTGCTGCCGATGCGGATCTCGGTGCGCACCACGGTCGGCACCAACATCATCGAGGCGACGCGCTGGACGCGCTCCGCCACCGCCGCGGTGCCGGCCGAGACGGCCGCCGTCGCGAGCCTCGGCGCACAGCCGTAG
- a CDS encoding RNA-binding S4 domain-containing protein has product MKAERQRLDKWLWFARFAKTRSLAARLVAEGHVRVNGKRAEAPAKGLAVGDVITVAATHVTALVRVADLGERRGPAPEARRLYVDLADAPPEQG; this is encoded by the coding sequence ATGAAGGCGGAGCGGCAGCGGCTCGACAAGTGGCTGTGGTTCGCCCGCTTCGCCAAGACGCGCTCCCTCGCCGCCCGCCTCGTGGCCGAGGGCCATGTCCGTGTGAACGGCAAGCGCGCCGAGGCCCCGGCCAAGGGACTCGCCGTCGGCGACGTGATCACGGTGGCGGCCACGCATGTCACGGCCCTGGTCCGTGTGGCGGATCTCGGCGAGCGGCGGGGCCCGGCGCCCGAGGCGCGCCGCCTCTACGTCGATCTCGCGGACGCTCCGCCCGAGCAGGGCTAG
- the fdxA gene encoding ferredoxin FdxA, which translates to MTYVVTDNCIKCKYMDCVEVCPVDCFYEGENMLVIHPDECIDCGVCEPECPAEAIKPDTEPSLETWLRVNADYAKRWPNITQKKDAPADAKEWDGIADKFEAHFSASPGTGD; encoded by the coding sequence ATGACCTACGTCGTCACCGACAATTGCATCAAGTGCAAGTACATGGACTGCGTCGAGGTCTGCCCCGTGGATTGCTTCTACGAGGGTGAGAACATGCTCGTCATCCATCCCGACGAGTGCATCGACTGCGGCGTCTGCGAGCCCGAATGCCCGGCCGAGGCGATCAAGCCCGACACCGAGCCGAGCCTCGAGACCTGGCTCAGGGTCAACGCCGACTACGCCAAGCGCTGGCCCAACATCACGCAGAAGAAGGATGCGCCCGCCGACGCCAAGGAATGGGACGGCATCGCCGACAAGTTCGAGGCGCATTTCTCCGCAAGCCCCGGCACGGGCGACTGA
- a CDS encoding CarD family transcriptional regulator yields the protein MTTAKKTTAARQGFKTGEAVVYPAHGVGRIIAIEEQEIAGYKLELFVVSFEKDKMVLRVPTAKANSVGMRKLAEPDVVKKALDVLTGRARIKRTMWSRRAQEYEAKINSGDLLSVTEVVRDLYRSDAQPEQSYSERQLYEAALDRVVREISSVNRITETEALKLIEQSLAKSPRRAKNEVEAESDADSEGDDLQEEAA from the coding sequence ATGACCACAGCCAAGAAGACGACGGCAGCCCGCCAAGGCTTCAAGACCGGCGAAGCGGTCGTGTATCCGGCTCACGGTGTCGGTCGCATCATCGCGATCGAGGAGCAGGAGATCGCCGGCTACAAGCTGGAGCTGTTCGTCGTCTCGTTCGAGAAGGACAAGATGGTCCTGCGCGTCCCCACCGCGAAGGCCAACAGCGTCGGCATGCGCAAGCTCGCCGAGCCGGATGTCGTCAAGAAGGCCCTCGACGTGCTGACCGGCCGCGCCCGCATCAAGCGCACCATGTGGTCGCGCCGGGCCCAGGAATACGAGGCCAAGATCAATTCCGGCGACCTGCTGTCGGTGACCGAGGTGGTGCGCGACCTCTACCGCTCCGACGCGCAGCCCGAGCAATCCTACAGCGAGCGCCAGCTCTACGAAGCCGCCCTCGACCGCGTCGTGCGCGAGATCTCCTCGGTCAACCGCATCACCGAGACCGAGGCCCTCAAGCTCATCGAGCAGAGCCTCGCCAAGTCGCCCCGCCGCGCCAAGAACGAGGTCGAGGCGGAATCGGACGCGGATTCGGAAGGTGACGACCTGCAGGAAGAGGCCGCCTGA
- a CDS encoding RNA polymerase factor sigma-32, whose amino-acid sequence MAEIAGIRRQFIRTAMEAPFLARDEERGLALRWKDKRDERALHRLISAHMRLVIALAGRFRHYGLPMADLVQEGHVGLMEAAARFEPEREVRFSTYATWWIRASIQDYILRNWSIVRGGTSSAQKALFFNLRRLRARLMQSTEERVGDEIHRRIATAIGVSREDVALMDARLSGPDMSLNAPVGEESEASSERMDFLVDGAALPDETVSATVDGERRLIWLQQALTVLSERELRILQERRLAEDQATLEALGHRLGISKERVRQIENRALEKLRRALAEKFPQTASSVYAG is encoded by the coding sequence ATGGCGGAAATTGCAGGGATCCGGCGGCAGTTCATTCGGACTGCCATGGAGGCGCCCTTCCTCGCGCGCGACGAGGAACGCGGCCTCGCCCTGCGCTGGAAGGATAAGCGCGACGAGCGCGCCCTGCACCGCCTGATCTCCGCGCATATGCGCCTCGTCATCGCCCTGGCCGGCCGCTTCCGGCATTACGGCCTGCCCATGGCCGACCTCGTTCAGGAGGGTCATGTCGGCCTGATGGAGGCCGCAGCCCGCTTCGAGCCGGAGCGGGAGGTCCGCTTCTCCACCTACGCCACGTGGTGGATCCGCGCCTCGATCCAGGACTACATCCTGCGCAACTGGTCGATCGTCCGCGGCGGCACCAGCTCGGCCCAGAAGGCTCTGTTCTTCAACCTGCGCCGCCTGCGCGCCCGCCTCATGCAATCGACAGAGGAGCGCGTCGGCGACGAGATCCACCGGCGCATCGCCACCGCCATCGGCGTCTCCCGCGAGGACGTGGCGCTGATGGATGCCCGCCTGTCCGGCCCCGACATGTCGCTGAACGCGCCGGTCGGCGAGGAGAGCGAAGCCTCCTCCGAGCGGATGGACTTCCTCGTCGACGGAGCGGCGCTGCCCGACGAGACCGTCTCGGCGACCGTCGACGGCGAGCGGCGCCTGATCTGGCTGCAGCAGGCGCTGACCGTGCTGTCCGAGCGCGAGCTCCGAATCCTGCAGGAGCGCCGCCTCGCCGAGGATCAGGCGACGCTGGAGGCACTGGGGCACCGGCTCGGGATCTCGAAGGAGCGGGTCCGCCAGATCGAGAACCGCGCCTTGGAGAAGCTGCGCCGGGCCCTGGCGGAGAAGTTCCCGCAAACGGCGAGCAGCGTCTACGCCGGTTGA
- a CDS encoding MFS transporter has product MSGGTAARPSGAKLRLPTLRDRGARYGVFFATYLYQGLVAGFSLTALANHLAGLGVPASEVGLHFAVAGLPWTLQPILWGPLVDRAIRARMGRRRVWSVVAILGGQASLAALLLLPGPEALGALGMVFLVHSLFAALLDTACDRLVMDHVPEAELGRMSACTRGGFVVGTSLGAALFGWMLAAHGFPASVRLLLVLSLCAALPALLVREVPGDAFLSFARKAAKAGAGPIPLRRFLRRLGLGLARRRALRLLGLCFALDGALALFELRFGIDLVQGYGWDAAALSRLQAALALVGGTLGALAIGLWSDRAGPLRALRSLCLASAAAFLLAGALIAAGLAGPAGPVILGLTNVLPGLLVVALVPALMRASRGRVGAATEFEVYMATMNLGSVAGAATSGFLAPVLPLAAVAGFCAVVLGGCALLAGRPHLILRQRPG; this is encoded by the coding sequence ATGAGCGGCGGCACGGCCGCGCGCCCGTCCGGCGCGAAGCTCCGGCTGCCGACACTGCGGGACCGCGGCGCCCGCTACGGCGTGTTCTTCGCCACCTACCTCTACCAGGGGCTCGTGGCGGGCTTCTCCCTGACGGCGCTCGCCAACCATCTCGCCGGGCTCGGCGTGCCCGCCTCCGAGGTCGGCCTCCACTTCGCCGTCGCGGGCCTGCCCTGGACGCTGCAGCCGATCCTGTGGGGGCCGCTGGTCGATCGGGCGATCCGCGCCCGCATGGGCCGGCGCCGGGTCTGGAGCGTCGTCGCGATCCTCGGCGGCCAGGCCTCCCTCGCGGCCCTGCTGCTCCTGCCGGGGCCGGAGGCGCTCGGGGCCCTCGGGATGGTCTTCCTCGTGCACAGCCTGTTCGCGGCGCTCCTCGACACCGCCTGCGACCGTCTCGTCATGGACCACGTGCCCGAGGCGGAGCTCGGCCGGATGAGCGCCTGCACCCGCGGCGGCTTCGTCGTCGGCACGAGCCTCGGCGCCGCCCTGTTCGGCTGGATGCTCGCGGCCCACGGCTTCCCCGCGAGCGTGCGCCTGCTCCTCGTCCTCAGCCTCTGCGCGGCCCTGCCGGCGCTGCTGGTGCGCGAGGTGCCCGGCGACGCGTTCCTGTCGTTCGCCCGGAAGGCGGCCAAGGCGGGCGCGGGGCCCATCCCGCTCCGCCGCTTCCTCCGGCGTCTCGGCCTCGGGCTCGCCCGGAGGCGGGCGCTGCGGCTCCTCGGCTTGTGCTTCGCCTTGGACGGCGCGCTCGCCCTGTTCGAGCTGCGCTTCGGCATCGATCTGGTGCAGGGATACGGCTGGGATGCGGCCGCGCTGTCGCGCCTGCAGGCGGCGCTTGCCCTGGTCGGCGGGACGCTCGGCGCCCTCGCCATCGGCCTGTGGTCGGACCGGGCAGGCCCGCTGCGGGCTCTGCGCAGCCTCTGCCTCGCGAGCGCTGCCGCCTTCCTCCTCGCCGGTGCCCTGATCGCGGCGGGGCTCGCGGGGCCGGCGGGACCGGTCATCCTCGGGCTGACCAACGTGCTGCCCGGCCTGCTCGTCGTCGCCCTGGTGCCGGCCTTGATGCGGGCGAGCCGGGGGCGCGTCGGCGCGGCGACGGAGTTCGAGGTCTACATGGCGACGATGAATCTCGGATCCGTCGCGGGCGCAGCCACCTCAGGCTTCCTCGCGCCGGTGCTGCCGCTCGCCGCCGTGGCGGGCTTCTGCGCCGTCGTGCTGGGGGGATGCGCCCTGCTCGCGGGGCGGCCGCACCTGATCCTGCGGCAGCGGCCCGGCTGA
- a CDS encoding 4'-phosphopantetheinyl transferase family protein, whose amino-acid sequence MSGGDWITAEPGPLRAATVWCVDLALSDAALAACAGILSGEERARAARFLRPVDRDRYVASHGALRLILGRACGRAPADLAFTALPGGKPALADGPGLDFNLSHSGARALVGLSPRGWIGVDVEALRPMPDAGRVARTTFAPDEVAALAALPASDLMPAFMACWTRKEAFVKAVGTGLAMPLARFSVSLPPAPASLLRLAGEPGAAEAWSLHHLEPGGGTVGAAALAGAGAMLDLRALPSGWPHRLL is encoded by the coding sequence GTGAGCGGCGGAGACTGGATCACGGCCGAGCCGGGCCCGCTCCGCGCAGCCACCGTCTGGTGCGTCGATCTCGCCCTGTCGGACGCGGCGCTCGCGGCCTGCGCCGGGATCCTGTCCGGGGAGGAGCGGGCGCGGGCGGCCCGCTTCCTGCGGCCGGTCGACCGGGACCGCTACGTCGCGAGCCATGGGGCTCTGCGCCTGATCCTCGGCCGGGCCTGCGGACGCGCCCCCGCCGACCTCGCCTTCACGGCGCTGCCCGGCGGCAAGCCGGCGCTCGCGGATGGGCCGGGGCTCGATTTCAACCTCTCCCACTCGGGCGCGCGGGCGCTCGTGGGGCTGTCGCCGCGCGGCTGGATCGGCGTCGATGTCGAGGCCCTGCGCCCGATGCCGGATGCGGGCCGTGTAGCGCGGACCACCTTCGCCCCCGACGAAGTCGCCGCCCTCGCCGCCCTGCCCGCCTCCGACCTGATGCCCGCCTTCATGGCCTGCTGGACCCGCAAGGAGGCCTTCGTGAAGGCCGTTGGCACCGGGCTCGCCATGCCGCTCGCGCGCTTCAGCGTCTCGCTGCCGCCCGCGCCCGCTTCCCTGCTGCGCCTCGCGGGCGAGCCGGGAGCGGCGGAGGCGTGGTCGCTCCATCATCTCGAGCCCGGCGGCGGCACGGTCGGCGCCGCCGCGCTCGCGGGCGCCGGGGCCATGCTCGACCTGCGGGCCCTGCCGTCCGGCTGGCCGCATCGACTCCTCTGA
- a CDS encoding DUF6894 family protein produces the protein MAQRFHFDLTDGFRTLHDRAGTLAPDVDRALVQALMAIKELRESGELATLGDGWQMIVRDTSGTVRQVFLIQ, from the coding sequence ATGGCTCAGCGCTTCCACTTCGACCTGACGGACGGCTTTCGCACCCTGCACGACAGGGCCGGAACCCTGGCCCCGGACGTCGATCGTGCCCTGGTCCAGGCCCTGATGGCGATCAAGGAATTGCGCGAGAGCGGCGAGCTCGCGACCCTCGGCGACGGCTGGCAGATGATCGTGCGCGACACGAGCGGCACCGTGCGGCAGGTCTTCCTGATCCAATGA
- a CDS encoding glycosyltransferase yields the protein MTNLRAVVAIPARDEVERIGSCLQALAVQTGITAGGYGVLLFLNNCRDGTDRLVEALRPALPFPLRVIRRDLAQATAGSARRAAMEAAASWLESEGEGEGVILTTDADSRVGPDWVARCCDGIEAGADAVAGCIALDPAEAAALPDCLHARGRLEGAYEALLTEIAARLDPEPHDPWPRHATESGATLAVRLSAYRQVGGLPPLALGEDRALVAALQARDFRVRHDPGIVVETSGRLDGRAPGGAADTMRLRCAAPDSPCDDRLEAVPRALLRLALRRRLRRLHAGGRLGSIGRWAEAMGIRPEEAGRIAALPCFGQVRAAFEAASPRLAARPLRPHALARHIALARTVLAGLRLVSRLRAAAGPAGIAPPVPDAAPAQTQPSTG from the coding sequence ATGACGAATTTGCGCGCGGTCGTCGCCATCCCGGCGCGCGACGAGGTCGAGCGGATCGGTTCCTGCCTGCAGGCCCTCGCGGTCCAGACGGGGATCACGGCCGGCGGCTACGGGGTTCTCCTGTTCCTCAACAATTGCCGCGACGGAACCGACAGGCTCGTCGAGGCGCTGCGCCCGGCCCTCCCCTTCCCGCTCCGGGTGATCCGGCGGGACCTCGCCCAGGCGACGGCCGGCTCGGCCCGGCGCGCGGCGATGGAGGCCGCCGCGTCGTGGCTCGAGTCCGAGGGCGAGGGTGAAGGCGTGATCCTCACCACCGACGCCGACAGCCGGGTCGGCCCGGACTGGGTGGCCCGGTGCTGCGACGGGATCGAGGCCGGGGCCGACGCGGTGGCCGGGTGCATCGCCCTCGATCCGGCGGAGGCCGCCGCCCTGCCCGATTGCCTGCACGCCCGCGGCCGGCTCGAAGGCGCCTACGAGGCCCTGCTCACCGAGATCGCGGCGCGGCTCGACCCGGAGCCGCACGATCCCTGGCCGCGGCACGCGACGGAATCCGGCGCGACGCTGGCGGTGCGGCTCTCGGCCTATCGGCAGGTCGGCGGCCTGCCGCCGCTGGCCCTTGGCGAGGACCGGGCCCTCGTCGCGGCCCTGCAGGCGCGGGACTTCCGGGTGCGGCACGATCCCGGAATCGTCGTGGAAACCTCGGGGCGTCTCGACGGACGCGCACCGGGAGGCGCTGCCGACACGATGCGCCTGCGCTGCGCCGCGCCGGATTCCCCTTGCGACGACCGCCTCGAAGCCGTGCCGCGCGCCCTCCTGCGCCTCGCCCTGCGCCGTCGCCTGCGCCGCCTCCACGCCGGGGGACGCCTGGGCTCGATCGGGCGCTGGGCCGAGGCGATGGGCATCCGGCCCGAGGAGGCGGGACGGATCGCGGCGCTGCCCTGCTTCGGGCAGGTCCGGGCCGCGTTCGAAGCGGCGAGTCCGCGCCTCGCCGCCCGGCCTCTGCGGCCGCACGCGCTGGCGCGCCACATCGCCCTCGCCCGCACCGTGCTGGCCGGCCTGCGCCTCGTCAGCCGCTTGCGCGCCGCAGCAGGTCCAGCCGGTATCGCTCCGCCCGTTCCTGATGCTGCACCCGCGCAAACCCAGCCGAGCACCGGATGA
- a CDS encoding SAM-dependent methyltransferase, translating into MSRRTASLPPAYFEALYAADPDPWRFATSDYERDKYAATLAALPRPRYASALEIGCSIGVLTRSLGERCEALLAVDVAPSALEAARAACAGQPHIHVARCRVPDEWPDGTFDLILLSEVVYYLDRADLAALVERVRAALAPGGDLLLVHWTGETDYPLTGDEAAESVIRCSAGFARVQHQERAERYRLDLLRRASG; encoded by the coding sequence GTGAGCCGCCGCACCGCGTCCCTGCCGCCCGCCTATTTCGAGGCGCTCTACGCGGCCGATCCGGACCCCTGGCGCTTCGCGACGAGCGATTACGAGCGGGATAAATATGCCGCCACCCTCGCCGCACTGCCGCGGCCCCGCTACGCAAGCGCGCTCGAAATCGGCTGCTCGATCGGCGTCCTCACGCGCTCCCTCGGCGAACGCTGCGAGGCGCTGCTCGCCGTCGACGTGGCCCCGAGCGCCCTTGAGGCGGCTCGTGCCGCCTGCGCCGGGCAGCCCCACATCCACGTCGCGCGGTGCCGCGTGCCGGACGAGTGGCCCGACGGCACCTTCGACCTGATCCTCCTCTCGGAGGTGGTCTACTACCTCGATCGGGCGGACCTCGCCGCCTTGGTCGAGCGGGTGCGCGCTGCTCTGGCGCCGGGCGGCGACCTCCTCCTCGTGCACTGGACGGGCGAGACGGACTATCCGCTGACCGGAGACGAGGCGGCCGAGAGCGTCATCCGGTGCTCGGCTGGGTTTGCGCGGGTGCAGCATCAGGAACGGGCGGAGCGATACCGGCTGGACCTGCTGCGGCGCGCAAGCGGCTGA